A single Musa acuminata AAA Group cultivar baxijiao chromosome BXJ2-1, Cavendish_Baxijiao_AAA, whole genome shotgun sequence DNA region contains:
- the LOC103988367 gene encoding NADPH-dependent diflavin oxidoreductase 1 yields MEEKSSHLLVLYASQTGNAMDAAERVGREAERGGCPSVQVLPIDRFDASCLPDQEIVIFVVSTTGQGDIPDSMKVFWRFLLQRNLSNQWLEGLHYAVFGLGDSGYQKYNFTAKKLDKRLSDLGAKPLIEKGLGDDQHPSGYEGALDPWLLSLWKMLNTVHPNILPRVSDIMDPSKRSLDHAKIEVIYHSSDKMQPDHLTAYDLESSEVVIESACSMSPAQFHYHDKKPQYLLHMITNQRLTNVDHSRDVRHFEFEASSNVIDYQVGDVLEILPSQNPAAVDAFIQRCNLDPNCYITVKARDTEKQSVYKSIKSLVRPIKLKNFVELTMDVASASPRRYFFEVMSFYATAEYEKERLQYFASPEGMDDLYQYNQRERRTVVEVLEDFPSVQMPFEWLVQLVPPLKTRAFSISSSPSVHPNQVHLTVSIVSWTTPFKRKRHGLCSSWLAGLDPFKRSGVHIPAWVTRGSLPPPPPSLPLILIGPGTGCAPFRAFVEERALQNLTRSTSPILFFFGCRNQSVDFLYKNFWLAQAQDDGVLSADKGGGFFVAFSRDQPQKIYVQHKMKEESKRIWSLLSSGAAIYIAGSSTKMPADVTSTLEEIIAVENGMSKESAARWLRLLEKAGKFFIEAWS; encoded by the exons ATGGAGGAGAAGTCGAGCCATCTGCTAGTTCTCTACGCTTCGCAGACTGGGAATGCTATGGATGCTGCCGAGCGCGTCGGTAGGGAGGCAGAACGCGGTGGCTGCCCTTCTGTCCAAGTCCTCCCCATCGACCGCTTTGATGCG AGTTGTTTACCAGACCAAGAAATTGTAATTTTTGTGGTTTCTACCACAGGACAGGGGGATATACCAGACTCAATGAAG GTGTTTTGGAGGTTTCTTTTGCAGAGGAACCTTAGCAATCAGTGGTTGGAAGGACTTCACTATGCAGTTTTTGGACTGGGTGACTCAGGGTACCAGAAATATaat TTTACTGCAAAAAAGCTGGACAAAAGGCTTTCAGATCTCGGAGCAAAACCATTAATTGAAAAAGGTTTAGGAGATGATCAGCACCCTTCAGG CTATGAAGGTGCTCTGGATCCTTGGTTGTTATCTTTGTGGAAGATGCTGAATACAGTGCATCCAAACATTTTGCCTAGGGTTTCAGATATTATGGATCCTTCTAAGAGAAGTTTGGATCATGCAAAAATTGAGGTTATTTACCATTCTTCTGACAAGATGCAACCAGATCATTTAACTGCATATG ATCTGGAAAGTTCTGAGGTGGTGATAGAGAGTGCATGTTCAATGTCACCTGCACAGTTTCATTATCATGATAAGAAGCCACAGTATCTTTTGCATATG ATAACTAATCAACGATTGACAAATGTGGACCATAGTAGAGATGTGCGTCACTTTGAATTTGAAGCTTCATCAAAT GTCATTGACTATCAAGTGGGTGATGTTCTTGAGATTCTACCAAGTCAAAATCCTGCTGCTGTCGATGCATTTATACAGCGCTGTAACCTAGATCCAAACTGTTACATCACA GTCAAGGCTAGGGATACTGAAAAACAATCCGTCTACAAAAGTATAAAGAGCTTGGTGCGCCCTATTAAACTGAAAAACTTTGTGGAGCTTACAATGGATGTCGCATCAGCTTCTCCTCGGCGTTACTTTTTTGAG GTCATGAGCTTTTATGCAACAGCTGAATATGAGAAGGAGAGGCTTCAATATTTTGCTTCTCCTGAAGGAATGGATGATCTATATCAGTATAATCAGAGGGAGCGAAGAACTGTTGTAGAG GTACTAGAGGATTTTCCATCTGTGCAGATGCCGTTTGAATGGTTGGTGCAGCTGGTCCCTCCACTAAAAACAAGAGCATTTTCCATATCCTCTTCCCCttcagttcatccaaatcaagttCACTTAACTGTGAGCATTGTGTCATGGACTACTCCTTTTAAGAGAAAGAGACATGGCCTCTGCTCATCATGGCTAGCTGGACTTGATCCATTTAAAAGAAGCG GAGTTCACATTCCCGCTTGGGTAACTCGAGGTTCCCTGCCTCCACCTCCACCATCACTACCTCTCATTCTCATTGGACCAGGAACTGGATGTGCACCATTCCGAGCATTTGTTGAGGAACGTGCTCTCCAGAATTTGACCAGATCAAcatctcctattctcttcttTTTCGGATGTAGAAACCAATCAGTTGATTTCTTATACAAGAACTTCTGGTTGGCGCAAGCCCAAGATGATGGGGTTCTATCAGCAGATAAGGGTGGCGGCTTCTTTGTTGCTTTTTCTAGAGATCAGCCACAAAAAATCTATGTACAGCATAAGATGAAGGAAGAGAGTAAAAGGATTTGGAGTCTACTGAGTTCAGGAGCTGCAATATACATCGCAGGGTCCTCCACAAAGATGCCGGCAGATGTGACATCAACCCTGGAAGAAATTATTGCAGTAGAAAATGGGATGTCTAAAGAATCAGCTGCAAGATGGCTCCGGCTACTGGAGAAGGCTGGTAAATTTTTCATCGAGGCATGGTCATGA
- the LOC135598348 gene encoding uncharacterized protein LOC135598348, whose translation MAVGEQRGAGAAVLEEKTATAEEDEGEGGGKREGDAAPPAEENRDCVVVDVAGSADGAAGGGNDRDAETPCRICQLRPDRGQEVSLQVLLGCWCNDGEERGEADPEVARPPEEAAVVVALEERVAVEMGAAFVVVDVAGSADGAADGSDWDTAMACRICHLSPDRFEEGSELFQLGCGCKGELGVAHRHCAEAWFKVKGNRYCEICGENAKNVTGEDDSKFMNEWYERGDSSNRNVSERCSCWRHQPFCNFLMACLVIAFMLPWFLRVNMF comes from the exons ATGGCAGTCGGCGAGCAACGCGGTGCGGGCGCCGCCGTCTTGGAGGAGAAGACGGCCACGGCGGAGGAGGATGAAGGAGAGGGAGGGGGGAAGAGAGAGGGCGACGCTGCTCCTCCCGCGGAGGAGAATCGCGATTGCGTTGTTGTGGACGTGGCGGGATCAGCAGATGGAGCGGCGGGTGGTGGGAACGATCGGGACGCGGAGACGCCCTGTCGGATCTGCCAGTTGCGCCCGGATCGGGGGCAGGAAGTCTCCTTGCAGGTCCTGCTCGGGTGCTGGTGCAACGACGGCGAAGAACGCGGTGAGGCGGATCCTGAAGTCGCCCGCCCGCCGGAGGAAGCCGCCGTTGTAGTGGCCTTGGAGGAGAGGGTAGCGGTGGAGATGGGCGCCGCCTTCGTGGTCGTCGACGTGGCCGGATCAGCCGATGGAGCGGCGGACGGGAGCGACTGGGACACGGCGATGGCCTGCCGGATCTGTCATTTGAGTCCGGATCGGTTTGAGGAAGGCTCCGAGCTGTTCCAGCTCGGATGCGGTTGCAAGGGCGAGCTCGGTGTCGCGCACCGCCACTGCGCCGAGGCCTGGTTCAAGGTGAAGGGCAACAG GTATTGCGAGATTTGCGGTGAAAATGCAAAGAACGTCACCGGCGAGGACGATAGCAAATTCATGAACGAGTGGTACGAGAGGGGAGACTCGAGCAACCGAAATGTGTCGGAGCGGTGCAGTTGCTGGAGGCACCAACCTTTCTGTAATTTCCTAATGGCTTGCTTGGTAATAGCATTCATGCTCCCATGGTTTCTCCGGGTAAATATGTTCTGA